The genomic stretch CATTCGAACTGGCTGATCGCATTGGGTTCGTAGCGCAGCAGCGCGGAGCCGTCGACATTGACGTCGGTCCTGGCGTGATCCCTGGCATTGAAGCGCGCGGCATCGACGCCGTAGTCCATCGCATTGTAACCTTGGACGTCGCCGGTATCGCTCCAGACCACATCGTTGCGCAGCCCGACCAGCGTGGACCAGTCGCGATCCCAGTGCCGTTCCCATTCCACGAAGGTTCCGAGCCGGGTGCGGCGACCGTCATTGACGTTGATGAAGGTGTTGGGCGACATCATCATCGACCCGGCCACGGGGCTCCACCAATCGTCGAGCTGGTAGCGGTGAAACTCATTGCCGACGCGGATCAGATCCCGATCGGTGACGTCGATGGTGGCTTTCAGATTGTAGCCGAGGTCGGTGGCGCGCGTATCCATCGGCATCTGGCCGACCTTGTCCGGCGCAAGGAAGCCCATGGTGTGGCGAACGTGATGATAGAAGGCGGCGGCTTCGAACTTGCCCCAGTCGAACACGCCTTCGTAGCGGCCATTGACGAAGGCGGATTGGTTATAGGTCATGTCCATATATTGATTGACATAGCCCTGGTACGGAATGAACTGACCGCCGACCTGCACGGTGAACAGATTGCCGAAACTCTGCCTGGATATGCTCAGGGCGTGGTTCTGGATCTCGTATAGCGTCGACTTCACCGTCATGCCGTTGCCGGCCTTGTAGTCATTGGCGCGCGCCCAGCCGCCGGTGTAGGTGATGCTGGTGTCGTTGTTGGCGAGTGTGGCGCTGGCATCCACGCCGTAGCCATTGCCGTTGCTGCGGAAGAATCCGGACACCGAGCCGCTGGTCAACCAGCCGGGGCCCTTGGCGAATTGCGGCGGCGCCGTGGTGACGTCGATCTTGGCGCCGATATAATCACCGCCGACGCTGACCGGTGCGACCCCGAGATAGGCCCGCATCTTCGCGATCATGGACGGATTGACGAAGGACAAAGGCGGATTCATCTCGTTCGGACAGGCCGGACTGATCAGCATGCTGTTGATCGCAACCTGAACCCGGTCGGCGCCGAGGCCGTTGATCGCCGGCAGGCTCGACACGCCGCCGGCGCCCCACGCCGCGCCCCCGGGAATGTCGGCGATCAGCGCCGCGGAATCGCTGGTGCCGAGGCTGCGCGACACCGCCATGTCACCGGAAATCGTCGTCGTGGTGGCGGGGACATCGAGCTCGGCAATCGGCGCGGCCGGAGCCGGGCGGACGACGTCCGGCGCCGCGGCGCGTTCGCCCCGCAGCCGTGAACGGGACGCAGACGGCCGCACCACGATGGTCGGCAACGGGTCGGCGCTCTGCGCGGCGGCCGGTGTCGGCGCAAGGGACAAGGCAGCGCCGACCGGCAACGCCAGCGAGAGCGAGAGCAACGAACTGGTCAACAACAAGGACCGGCGGCCGCCGGCATGGAGGATGGATTGCATGATGGAAACTCGGATTGGATTCACCGGACAGCACTGAACTGCCCCACGATCGATTGCCTGCAGGACCGGCACGGCGGCCGGCGCAGCACGACAACAGCGACATCGTCAGCCGACCGCGTTCGGCCGCTTGCGCGGCGTCCCGGTCACGATCGGCAAATCAGGCTGTCGCGGGCGGGCCGCGGGCGGAGTGCGAGGAGCGCGGGGCCGCATGCGGGGCCGGCGCCGAGAATGGCCACAGCACGGCATGGGCGACAAACGCCAGATACGGACCCGGCGCCGCCAGCTGCAGCGGAGGCGGCAGGCTGTGGACGATGACACAGGCCATGCATTTGAAATGGCCGGCCACCCGATCCTTGGAATCGGAATCCGCCGGGGCATCACCGCCCGCGACGTGGCAAATCGCCGAGCCCGGCCACTGGTCGGGCATGCGCACGCCTTGGGAGGCGAACGCAAAGGTGACCTGGAAAATCAACGCCA from Rhodopseudomonas sp. BAL398 encodes the following:
- a CDS encoding TonB-dependent receptor; translation: MQSILHAGGRRSLLLTSSLLSLSLALPVGAALSLAPTPAAAQSADPLPTIVVRPSASRSRLRGERAAAPDVVRPAPAAPIAELDVPATTTTISGDMAVSRSLGTSDSAALIADIPGGAAWGAGGVSSLPAINGLGADRVQVAINSMLISPACPNEMNPPLSFVNPSMIAKMRAYLGVAPVSVGGDYIGAKIDVTTAPPQFAKGPGWLTSGSVSGFFRSNGNGYGVDASATLANNDTSITYTGGWARANDYKAGNGMTVKSTLYEIQNHALSISRQSFGNLFTVQVGGQFIPYQGYVNQYMDMTYNQSAFVNGRYEGVFDWGKFEAAAFYHHVRHTMGFLAPDKVGQMPMDTRATDLGYNLKATIDVTDRDLIRVGNEFHRYQLDDWWSPVAGSMMMSPNTFINVNDGRRTRLGTFVEWERHWDRDWSTLVGLRNDVVWSDTGDVQGYNAMDYGVDAARFNARDHARTDVNVDGSALLRYEPNAISQFEWGLARKTRSPNLYERYAWSTSAMAMNMVGWFGDGNGYVGNLDLKPEKAHTASFTAAWHDPAQTLWEVKVTPYYSYVEDYIDVDRCATGSACGAANRTATSGFVFLQFANHDAQLYGVNLDGKLALWDNPSYGRGVFRGQLSYVRGERTDGVNLYHVMPVNAKIALDHAIGNWTSSIELQLVGAKDEVSQVHNELTTPSYALLNLRTGYQWGMVRLDVGIDNLFNKFYYLPLGGADLVDYKEVSMMGSSAAYGYNVAGAGRSVNARLTAKF
- a CDS encoding DUF2946 family protein, with amino-acid sequence MIWFTALALIFQVTFAFASQGVRMPDQWPGSAICHVAGGDAPADSDSKDRVAGHFKCMACVIVHSLPPPLQLAAPGPYLAFVAHAVLWPFSAPAPHAAPRSSHSARGPPATA